In Gossypium raimondii isolate GPD5lz chromosome 12, ASM2569854v1, whole genome shotgun sequence, a single window of DNA contains:
- the LOC105762504 gene encoding uncharacterized protein LOC105762504, translating to MGDIRGTRTVEELVPHLNWIEDSMRHYLLVHLPGFRKEEVDVGLAYPGYVTISGERIVNDKKCTYFGQALKLPENLDMKKVGQSFEDEMLTLTFPKRTEEEEDENGNPSTTKKSLQEEEEEEEEKQKEVINEQNQTTHEQHCHAESEEQSKQTDDDNIVNATDNEMRKNGGILERVINLLRNNILLTLALAFALGVFASKRFESNGE from the exons ATGGGTGATATTCGTGGGACAAGAACAGTTGAAGAGTTGGTACCCCATTTGAATTGGATTGAAGACTCAATGAGACATTACTTATTAGTTCATCTTCCCG GTTTCAGAAAGGAGGAGGTGGACGTTGGACTTGCATACCCTGGCTATGTAACAATCAGTGGAGAAAGAATAGTGAATGATAAGAAATGCACATATTTCGGGCAAGCTTTAAAATTGCCAGAGAATTTAGATATGAAAAAGGTAGGTCAATCTTTCGAGGATGAAATGCTCACTCTAACTTTCCCCAAGAgaacagaagaagaagaagacgaaAATGGCAATCCCAGCACTACGAAAAAGAGtttacaagaagaagaagaagaagaagaagaaaaacaaaaagaagtaaTCAATGAACAAAATCAAACAACACATGAACAACATTGTCATGCTGAGAGTGAGGAACAGAGCAAGCAGACTGATGATGATAATATTGTTAATGCTACTGACAACGAGATGAGAAAGAATGGAGGAATATTGGAGAGGGTTATCAATTTGCTTAGGAACAACATTCTTCTAACACTTGCTTTGGCATTTGCTTTGGGAGTTTTTGCGTCTAAAAGGTTTGAATCAAATGGAGAGTAA